The Thermoplasmata archaeon genome window below encodes:
- a CDS encoding 60S ribosomal export protein NMD3, translated as MGTGEFCAACGHTDVELIDGICAECTMGRSILVRAPQRFNVVLCPTCGARQVGSHWERSGSSLLPTGEDLTPALEAHPEVGIRTVRWEETGSSALLHQYIGRVSLRFRGIEREVAVPLTVKVDHHTCPECSRKSGHYYTAQLQLRGTLDGPREKAGALRARLDVQWDELMHEARADWRKAISWREALPEGWDYYLVNTMAARSLARLAQRRLAAEMKESATLYGRKDGQDLYRVTICVRIPLSRREAAAGSP; from the coding sequence ATGGGTACGGGAGAGTTCTGTGCGGCTTGTGGCCATACGGACGTCGAGCTCATCGATGGGATCTGCGCGGAGTGCACGATGGGCCGCTCGATCCTCGTGCGGGCCCCGCAGCGGTTCAACGTAGTCCTGTGCCCGACGTGCGGAGCCCGGCAGGTGGGATCGCACTGGGAGCGCTCGGGCTCCTCTCTGCTCCCCACCGGAGAGGACCTGACCCCGGCATTGGAGGCCCATCCCGAGGTGGGCATCCGGACGGTGCGCTGGGAGGAAACCGGGTCGAGCGCGCTCCTGCACCAGTACATCGGGCGGGTGAGCCTGCGCTTCCGCGGGATCGAACGGGAGGTCGCGGTCCCGCTCACGGTAAAGGTCGATCACCACACCTGCCCGGAGTGCTCGCGCAAGAGCGGCCACTACTACACCGCCCAGCTCCAGCTACGCGGCACGCTCGATGGGCCCCGAGAGAAGGCGGGGGCGCTTCGCGCCCGGCTGGACGTCCAATGGGACGAACTGATGCACGAGGCGCGCGCCGACTGGCGCAAGGCGATCTCCTGGCGTGAGGCGCTGCCCGAAGGCTGGGACTACTACCTCGTGAACACCATGGCGGCCCGCTCCCTCGCCCGGCTCGCCCAGCGCCGCCTCGCGGCCGAGATGAAGGAGTCCGCGACCCTGTACGGCCGTAAGGACGGCCAGGACCTCTACCGCGTCACGATCTGTGTGCGGATCCCGCTCTCGCGGCGCGAGGCGGCGGCGGGGTCTCCCTAG
- a CDS encoding DUF424 family protein — MAAADGIVMRVHRVRSEIVVAACDAELLGRELPIGPGHATKVTPQFYGERQVSLEELLWALEQATSANLLGPRVLRAAEEAGYVGAGGSGTLGGVPHAMIFSMSH, encoded by the coding sequence GTGGCCGCGGCAGATGGGATCGTCATGCGGGTCCACCGCGTACGGTCCGAGATCGTCGTGGCGGCCTGCGATGCCGAACTCTTGGGCCGCGAGCTGCCCATCGGGCCGGGGCACGCCACGAAGGTCACCCCCCAGTTCTACGGCGAACGCCAGGTCTCGCTGGAGGAGCTCCTCTGGGCGCTCGAGCAAGCGACGAGCGCGAACCTACTCGGCCCACGAGTTCTGCGAGCGGCCGAGGAGGCCGGGTACGTCGGGGCCGGCGGATCCGGCACCCTCGGCGGCGTTCCGCACGCGATGATCTTCAGCATGAGCCACTAG
- the sepF gene encoding cell division protein SepF produces MAKSGILRRHHGAETLEEGSFLDLGAMGFEGEDSPLGSRGTVRMAEVLRYEDVGTYSKLAYQGDIVVLDYTSIANDQVAMRRMSLDLKNVSKDIGGDVAGIAKNLICITPAGVRVDRQKLRPTL; encoded by the coding sequence ATGGCGAAAAGTGGGATCCTCAGGCGGCATCACGGGGCGGAAACATTGGAGGAAGGCAGCTTCCTCGATCTCGGAGCGATGGGATTCGAAGGGGAGGACTCTCCCCTCGGCTCCCGGGGCACCGTACGGATGGCCGAAGTGCTCCGCTACGAGGACGTTGGCACGTACTCGAAGCTCGCCTACCAGGGCGACATCGTGGTCCTGGACTACACCTCGATCGCCAACGATCAGGTGGCGATGCGGCGCATGAGCCTTGATCTCAAGAACGTCTCGAAGGATATCGGCGGTGATGTCGCGGGGATCGCCAAGAACCTGATCTGCATCACCCCGGCGGGCGTCCGGGTCGACCGGCAGAAGCTCCGTCCCACCCTGTAG